From Ptiloglossa arizonensis isolate GNS036 chromosome 14, iyPtiAriz1_principal, whole genome shotgun sequence, the proteins below share one genomic window:
- the LOC143154350 gene encoding NAD kinase isoform X7, which produces MNEKDLQLARAMVDLELDENVPKKTVISKMQDKQQTFRRTRSLNAPSPIQQFGPCGRIMKNSAMVMTIQDPASQRLTWYKPPLTVLVIKKVRDSSVLPPFVQLVTWLIEEKRMVVFVEASVLEDSALARNPRFEGVRDRLQTFRDGTDDLQDRIDFIVCLGGDGTLLYASLLFQQSVPPVMAFHLGSLGFLTPFEFDNFQEQVTNVLEGHAALTLRSRLRCIIMRKGEEGKPAKQPTNLLVLNEVVVDRGPSPYLSNIDLFIDGKHVTSVQGDGLIVSTPTGSTAYAVAAGASMIHPSVPAIMITPICPHSLSFRPIVVPAGVELKIMANNEARSTAYVSFDGRNQQELRVGDSLRVTTSIYPVPSICAADQITDWFDSLAECLHWNVRKKQKHLDELSDLTHSSSNDTLDSLDRDS; this is translated from the exons GAGAACGAGAAGTCTAAATGCACCGAGTCCTATTCAACAGTTCGGCCCATGCGGGCGTATTATGAAAAATTCCGCGATGGTCAT GACCATACAAGACCCAGCCTCTCAGAGGTTGACGTGGTACAAGCCGCCTCTCACTGTTCTGGTCATCAAGAAAGTCCGTGATTCGTCGGTATTGCCACCGTTCGTCCAATTAGTTACCTGGCTAATAGAA GAGAAACGGATGGTAGTTTTCGTCGAAGCATCCGTCTTGGAGGATTCAGCCTTGGCTAGGAACCCCCGATTCGAGGGGGTTCGAGACAGGCTGCAAACCTTCAGGGACGGTACGGATGATTTGCAG gATCGTATCGATTTTATCGTTTGTTTGGGGGGCGATGGAACCCTTCTTTATGCAAGTTTGTTGTTTCAACAATCGGTACCACCTGTGATGGCGTTTCACCTTGGTTCGTTAGGGTTCTTGACGCCCTTCGAATTCGATAATTTCCAGGAACAAGTAACAAACGTATTGGAAG GTCACGCGGCCTTGACCCTGAGGAGTCGGCTGAGATGTATCATCATGCGGAAAGGAGAGGAGGGTAAACCGGCCAAACAGCCGACAAATCTTCTGGTACTGAACGAGGTCGTTGTTGATCGTGGCCCGTCTCCGTACCTCTCGAATATCGACCTCTTCATCGACGGCAAACACGTGACCAGCGTGCAGGGTGATGGCCTGATCGTGAGCACACCGACCGGGTCGACCGCGTACGCCGTCGCGGCTGGAGCCAGCATGATTCATCCTTCGGTACCTGCCATCATGATCACACCGATCTGCCCTCACTCCTTGTCCTTCAGGCCGATCGTCGTCCCGGCTGGTGTCGAACTGAAG ATAATGGCAAACAACGAGGCCCGCAGCACAGCTTACGTCTCCTTCGACGGTCGCAATCAACAAGAACTACGCGTCGGGGACAG CTTGAGGGTGACTACGTCCATATACCCCGTGCCTAGCATTTGCGCCGCCGACCAAATTACCGATTGGTTCGACTCTCTAGCCGAGTGTCTACACTGGAATGTCCGCAAAAAGCAGAAACATTTGGACGAGCTGAGCGATCTGACCCACTCGTCCAGCAACGATACGCTGGATTCTCTCGATCGCGATAGCTAG
- the LOC143154350 gene encoding NAD kinase isoform X8 codes for MDEAELRRTRSLNAPSPIQQFGPCGRIMKNSAMVMTIQDPASQRLTWYKPPLTVLVIKKVRDSSVLPPFVQLVTWLIEEKRMVVFVEASVLEDSALARNPRFEGVRDRLQTFRDGTDDLQDRIDFIVCLGGDGTLLYASLLFQQSVPPVMAFHLGSLGFLTPFEFDNFQEQVTNVLEGHAALTLRSRLRCIIMRKGEEGKPAKQPTNLLVLNEVVVDRGPSPYLSNIDLFIDGKHVTSVQGDGLIVSTPTGSTAYAVAAGASMIHPSVPAIMITPICPHSLSFRPIVVPAGVELKIMANNEARSTAYVSFDGRNQQELRVGDSLRVTTSIYPVPSICAADQITDWFDSLAECLHWNVRKKQKHLDELSDLTHSSSNDTLDSLDRDS; via the exons ATGGACGAGGCTGAATTAAG GAGAACGAGAAGTCTAAATGCACCGAGTCCTATTCAACAGTTCGGCCCATGCGGGCGTATTATGAAAAATTCCGCGATGGTCAT GACCATACAAGACCCAGCCTCTCAGAGGTTGACGTGGTACAAGCCGCCTCTCACTGTTCTGGTCATCAAGAAAGTCCGTGATTCGTCGGTATTGCCACCGTTCGTCCAATTAGTTACCTGGCTAATAGAA GAGAAACGGATGGTAGTTTTCGTCGAAGCATCCGTCTTGGAGGATTCAGCCTTGGCTAGGAACCCCCGATTCGAGGGGGTTCGAGACAGGCTGCAAACCTTCAGGGACGGTACGGATGATTTGCAG gATCGTATCGATTTTATCGTTTGTTTGGGGGGCGATGGAACCCTTCTTTATGCAAGTTTGTTGTTTCAACAATCGGTACCACCTGTGATGGCGTTTCACCTTGGTTCGTTAGGGTTCTTGACGCCCTTCGAATTCGATAATTTCCAGGAACAAGTAACAAACGTATTGGAAG GTCACGCGGCCTTGACCCTGAGGAGTCGGCTGAGATGTATCATCATGCGGAAAGGAGAGGAGGGTAAACCGGCCAAACAGCCGACAAATCTTCTGGTACTGAACGAGGTCGTTGTTGATCGTGGCCCGTCTCCGTACCTCTCGAATATCGACCTCTTCATCGACGGCAAACACGTGACCAGCGTGCAGGGTGATGGCCTGATCGTGAGCACACCGACCGGGTCGACCGCGTACGCCGTCGCGGCTGGAGCCAGCATGATTCATCCTTCGGTACCTGCCATCATGATCACACCGATCTGCCCTCACTCCTTGTCCTTCAGGCCGATCGTCGTCCCGGCTGGTGTCGAACTGAAG ATAATGGCAAACAACGAGGCCCGCAGCACAGCTTACGTCTCCTTCGACGGTCGCAATCAACAAGAACTACGCGTCGGGGACAG CTTGAGGGTGACTACGTCCATATACCCCGTGCCTAGCATTTGCGCCGCCGACCAAATTACCGATTGGTTCGACTCTCTAGCCGAGTGTCTACACTGGAATGTCCGCAAAAAGCAGAAACATTTGGACGAGCTGAGCGATCTGACCCACTCGTCCAGCAACGATACGCTGGATTCTCTCGATCGCGATAGCTAG
- the LOC143154350 gene encoding NAD kinase isoform X6, which translates to MKNSAMVMTIQDPASQRLTWYKPPLTVLVIKKVRDSSVLPPFVQLVTWLIEEKRMVVFVEASVLEDSALARNPRFEGVRDRLQTFRDGTDDLQDRIDFIVCLGGDGTLLYASLLFQQSVPPVMAFHLGSLGFLTPFEFDNFQEQVTNVLEGHAALTLRSRLRCIIMRKGEEGKPAKQPTNLLVLNEVVVDRGPSPYLSNIDLFIDGKHVTSVQGDGLIVSTPTGSTAYAVAAGASMIHPSVPAIMITPICPHSLSFRPIVVPAGVELKIMANNEARSTAYVSFDGRNQQELRVGDSLRVTTSIYPVPSICAADQITDWFDSLAECLHWNVRKKQKHLDELSDLTHSSSNDTLDSLDRDS; encoded by the exons ATGAAAAATTCCGCGATGGTCAT GACCATACAAGACCCAGCCTCTCAGAGGTTGACGTGGTACAAGCCGCCTCTCACTGTTCTGGTCATCAAGAAAGTCCGTGATTCGTCGGTATTGCCACCGTTCGTCCAATTAGTTACCTGGCTAATAGAA GAGAAACGGATGGTAGTTTTCGTCGAAGCATCCGTCTTGGAGGATTCAGCCTTGGCTAGGAACCCCCGATTCGAGGGGGTTCGAGACAGGCTGCAAACCTTCAGGGACGGTACGGATGATTTGCAG gATCGTATCGATTTTATCGTTTGTTTGGGGGGCGATGGAACCCTTCTTTATGCAAGTTTGTTGTTTCAACAATCGGTACCACCTGTGATGGCGTTTCACCTTGGTTCGTTAGGGTTCTTGACGCCCTTCGAATTCGATAATTTCCAGGAACAAGTAACAAACGTATTGGAAG GTCACGCGGCCTTGACCCTGAGGAGTCGGCTGAGATGTATCATCATGCGGAAAGGAGAGGAGGGTAAACCGGCCAAACAGCCGACAAATCTTCTGGTACTGAACGAGGTCGTTGTTGATCGTGGCCCGTCTCCGTACCTCTCGAATATCGACCTCTTCATCGACGGCAAACACGTGACCAGCGTGCAGGGTGATGGCCTGATCGTGAGCACACCGACCGGGTCGACCGCGTACGCCGTCGCGGCTGGAGCCAGCATGATTCATCCTTCGGTACCTGCCATCATGATCACACCGATCTGCCCTCACTCCTTGTCCTTCAGGCCGATCGTCGTCCCGGCTGGTGTCGAACTGAAG ATAATGGCAAACAACGAGGCCCGCAGCACAGCTTACGTCTCCTTCGACGGTCGCAATCAACAAGAACTACGCGTCGGGGACAG CTTGAGGGTGACTACGTCCATATACCCCGTGCCTAGCATTTGCGCCGCCGACCAAATTACCGATTGGTTCGACTCTCTAGCCGAGTGTCTACACTGGAATGTCCGCAAAAAGCAGAAACATTTGGACGAGCTGAGCGATCTGACCCACTCGTCCAGCAACGATACGCTGGATTCTCTCGATCGCGATAGCTAG
- the LOC143154350 gene encoding NAD kinase isoform X5, with product MTNQVSALLEIGGNGRPDVNLDIVNPLGKGSINSSMGNVPRKRLRRRTRSLNAPSPIQQFGPCGRIMKNSAMVMTIQDPASQRLTWYKPPLTVLVIKKVRDSSVLPPFVQLVTWLIEEKRMVVFVEASVLEDSALARNPRFEGVRDRLQTFRDGTDDLQDRIDFIVCLGGDGTLLYASLLFQQSVPPVMAFHLGSLGFLTPFEFDNFQEQVTNVLEGHAALTLRSRLRCIIMRKGEEGKPAKQPTNLLVLNEVVVDRGPSPYLSNIDLFIDGKHVTSVQGDGLIVSTPTGSTAYAVAAGASMIHPSVPAIMITPICPHSLSFRPIVVPAGVELKIMANNEARSTAYVSFDGRNQQELRVGDSLRVTTSIYPVPSICAADQITDWFDSLAECLHWNVRKKQKHLDELSDLTHSSSNDTLDSLDRDS from the exons ATGACGAACCAAGTGTCGGCTTTGCTGGAGATTGGTGGAAACGGACGGCCAGATGTTAATCTCGATATCGTTAATCCACTAGGAAAGGGATCGATCAACTCGTCGATGGGCAATGTTCCACGGAAGAGACTGCGCAG GAGAACGAGAAGTCTAAATGCACCGAGTCCTATTCAACAGTTCGGCCCATGCGGGCGTATTATGAAAAATTCCGCGATGGTCAT GACCATACAAGACCCAGCCTCTCAGAGGTTGACGTGGTACAAGCCGCCTCTCACTGTTCTGGTCATCAAGAAAGTCCGTGATTCGTCGGTATTGCCACCGTTCGTCCAATTAGTTACCTGGCTAATAGAA GAGAAACGGATGGTAGTTTTCGTCGAAGCATCCGTCTTGGAGGATTCAGCCTTGGCTAGGAACCCCCGATTCGAGGGGGTTCGAGACAGGCTGCAAACCTTCAGGGACGGTACGGATGATTTGCAG gATCGTATCGATTTTATCGTTTGTTTGGGGGGCGATGGAACCCTTCTTTATGCAAGTTTGTTGTTTCAACAATCGGTACCACCTGTGATGGCGTTTCACCTTGGTTCGTTAGGGTTCTTGACGCCCTTCGAATTCGATAATTTCCAGGAACAAGTAACAAACGTATTGGAAG GTCACGCGGCCTTGACCCTGAGGAGTCGGCTGAGATGTATCATCATGCGGAAAGGAGAGGAGGGTAAACCGGCCAAACAGCCGACAAATCTTCTGGTACTGAACGAGGTCGTTGTTGATCGTGGCCCGTCTCCGTACCTCTCGAATATCGACCTCTTCATCGACGGCAAACACGTGACCAGCGTGCAGGGTGATGGCCTGATCGTGAGCACACCGACCGGGTCGACCGCGTACGCCGTCGCGGCTGGAGCCAGCATGATTCATCCTTCGGTACCTGCCATCATGATCACACCGATCTGCCCTCACTCCTTGTCCTTCAGGCCGATCGTCGTCCCGGCTGGTGTCGAACTGAAG ATAATGGCAAACAACGAGGCCCGCAGCACAGCTTACGTCTCCTTCGACGGTCGCAATCAACAAGAACTACGCGTCGGGGACAG CTTGAGGGTGACTACGTCCATATACCCCGTGCCTAGCATTTGCGCCGCCGACCAAATTACCGATTGGTTCGACTCTCTAGCCGAGTGTCTACACTGGAATGTCCGCAAAAAGCAGAAACATTTGGACGAGCTGAGCGATCTGACCCACTCGTCCAGCAACGATACGCTGGATTCTCTCGATCGCGATAGCTAG
- the LOC143154350 gene encoding NAD kinase isoform X10 — protein sequence MVGTVRTIQDPASQRLTWYKPPLTVLVIKKVRDSSVLPPFVQLVTWLIEEKRMVVFVEASVLEDSALARNPRFEGVRDRLQTFRDGTDDLQDRIDFIVCLGGDGTLLYASLLFQQSVPPVMAFHLGSLGFLTPFEFDNFQEQVTNVLEGHAALTLRSRLRCIIMRKGEEGKPAKQPTNLLVLNEVVVDRGPSPYLSNIDLFIDGKHVTSVQGDGLIVSTPTGSTAYAVAAGASMIHPSVPAIMITPICPHSLSFRPIVVPAGVELKIMANNEARSTAYVSFDGRNQQELRVGDSLRVTTSIYPVPSICAADQITDWFDSLAECLHWNVRKKQKHLDELSDLTHSSSNDTLDSLDRDS from the exons ATGGTTGGAACTGTCAG GACCATACAAGACCCAGCCTCTCAGAGGTTGACGTGGTACAAGCCGCCTCTCACTGTTCTGGTCATCAAGAAAGTCCGTGATTCGTCGGTATTGCCACCGTTCGTCCAATTAGTTACCTGGCTAATAGAA GAGAAACGGATGGTAGTTTTCGTCGAAGCATCCGTCTTGGAGGATTCAGCCTTGGCTAGGAACCCCCGATTCGAGGGGGTTCGAGACAGGCTGCAAACCTTCAGGGACGGTACGGATGATTTGCAG gATCGTATCGATTTTATCGTTTGTTTGGGGGGCGATGGAACCCTTCTTTATGCAAGTTTGTTGTTTCAACAATCGGTACCACCTGTGATGGCGTTTCACCTTGGTTCGTTAGGGTTCTTGACGCCCTTCGAATTCGATAATTTCCAGGAACAAGTAACAAACGTATTGGAAG GTCACGCGGCCTTGACCCTGAGGAGTCGGCTGAGATGTATCATCATGCGGAAAGGAGAGGAGGGTAAACCGGCCAAACAGCCGACAAATCTTCTGGTACTGAACGAGGTCGTTGTTGATCGTGGCCCGTCTCCGTACCTCTCGAATATCGACCTCTTCATCGACGGCAAACACGTGACCAGCGTGCAGGGTGATGGCCTGATCGTGAGCACACCGACCGGGTCGACCGCGTACGCCGTCGCGGCTGGAGCCAGCATGATTCATCCTTCGGTACCTGCCATCATGATCACACCGATCTGCCCTCACTCCTTGTCCTTCAGGCCGATCGTCGTCCCGGCTGGTGTCGAACTGAAG ATAATGGCAAACAACGAGGCCCGCAGCACAGCTTACGTCTCCTTCGACGGTCGCAATCAACAAGAACTACGCGTCGGGGACAG CTTGAGGGTGACTACGTCCATATACCCCGTGCCTAGCATTTGCGCCGCCGACCAAATTACCGATTGGTTCGACTCTCTAGCCGAGTGTCTACACTGGAATGTCCGCAAAAAGCAGAAACATTTGGACGAGCTGAGCGATCTGACCCACTCGTCCAGCAACGATACGCTGGATTCTCTCGATCGCGATAGCTAG